The Salvelinus fontinalis isolate EN_2023a chromosome 24, ASM2944872v1, whole genome shotgun sequence genome has a segment encoding these proteins:
- the LOC129821662 gene encoding calpain-9-like has product METQQVTPGSIANPVKCWGQDYVALLDACVKSGSLFSDTTFAPDQSSIGMPTDPDPKKEIKWLRPKNRGVLLSEISANAVFVEDTTCTTDICQGQLGDCWLLAALSCLTMHPNLFVKVVPPNQSLTESYAGIFHFMFWQYGEWVEVVVDDRLPVREGRLLFSYSCTRNEYWSALVEKAYAKLIGSYGSLKGGNISEAMEDFTGGIAYSLPVSSRTPRVMWRALSAALSRGSLLSCFIQASNYREIGTVTAEGLVKGHAYAITDTDTVKKPDGEALLLRLRNPWGFVEYSGPWSDKSKDWDDVDAAEKKRIELKKSEDGEFWINVEDFNRLFDTVELCSVNPEPIVDEDTPDSPAAPTSAWTLSSHKGSWISGSTAGGSRSYRRSFWKNPQFQLVLAEQDKEEEDDEDEDEEMTPEEKMVAEKQKKKAKQCTVLVELLQKDRRKRNKINFLHIAFHIYRVPPELRGLCLDQSFFSNQHPVGRSGKYQPLRAVWRKVRLEPGNYVILASTYRPNQPAEFFLRVYSKTGNNLGTQDFTCSTGFLMVMSMPPVLPEDRKRVQKTFDEVAGPDDKLNAKEFMKLVNSVLEKDYQLPLETCRQLIFGEETGGRSSLTRDQTEPLLASLRSLQSIFFKFDQDSSGTMSPFELSLALQAAGVQCDGQVIQLLWERFGSGELHLPFHGFVACVTRLRKLFALFKSESNPEIKGVEINAWLLRLLTV; this is encoded by the exons ATGGAGACTCAGCAGGTCACACCTGGATCCATTGCCAACCCGGTAAAATGTTGGGGCCAGGACTATGTAGCTCTCCTAGATGCGTGCGTTAAATCCGGTTCGCTGTTCTCTGACACAACCTTCGCCCCGGACCAGAGCTCCATCGGCATGCCTACCGACCCAGACCCCAAAAAGGAGATCAAGTGGCTGCGACCCAAG AACAGAGGAGTACTTCTGTCT GAGATCAGTGCCAATGCGGTGTTTGTGGAGGACACGACGTGCACCACCGATATCTGCCAGGGCCAgctgg GTGACTGTTGGCTTCTGGCTGCCCTGTCCTGCCTTACCATGCACCCCAATCTCTTTGTCAAAGTGGTACCACCTAATCAGAGCCTGACAGAATCCTATGCTGGCATCTTCCACTTCATG TTCTGGCAGTATGGTGAGTGGGTGGAGGTGGTAGTGGATGACAGGCTACCTGTACGCGAGGGCCGCCTGCTCTTCAGCTACTCCTGTACCCGCAACGAGTACTGGAGCGCCCTGGTGGAGAAAGCCTATGCCAA GCTGATCGGGTCGTATGGCAGTCTGAAGGGGGGTAATATCTCTGAGGCGATGGAGGACTTCACAGGCGGCATAGCctactccctccctgtctcctcacGCACCCCAAGGGTCATGTGGAGAGCCCTCTCTGCTGCCCTGTCCCGTGGCAGCCTGCTCAGCTGCTTCATacag GCTAGTAACTATCGTGAGATAGGCACAGTGACTGCAGAGGGACTGGTGAAGGGCCATGCCTACGCCATCACAGACACTGACACG gtgaagaagccggatggtGAGGCCTTGTTGCTACGGTTGAGGAATCCCTGGGGCTTTGTGGAGTACTCTGGACCCTGGAGTGACAA GAGTAAAGACTGGGATGATGTGGATGCTGCTGAAAAGAAAAGGATTGAGCTGAAAAAGAGTGAGGATGGAGAGTTCTG gaTAAATGTGGAGGACTTCAACAGGCTGTTTGACACAGTGGAGCTGTGTAGCGTGAACCCTGAACCCATAGTGGACGAGGACACACCCGACTCCCCTGCCGCCCCCACCTCTGCATGGACCCTCAGCTCCCACAAAGGCTCCTGGATATCGGGCTCCACTGCAGGGGGCAGTCGTAGTTACCGTC GATCCTTCTGGAAGAATCCCCAGTTCCAGCTTGTCCTTGCCGAGCAGGACAAGGAAGAAGAAGATGATGAAGACGAGGATGAAGAGATGACCCCGGAGGAGAAGATGGTGGCAGAGAAGCAGAAGaagaaagcaaagcagtgcaccGTGCTGGTGGAACTACTGCAGAAAGACCGGAGAAAGAGGAATAAAATTAACTTTCTCCACATCGCCTTCCACATCTACagg GTTCCTCCAGAG CTCCGGGGCCTGTGTTTGGACCAGAGTTTCTTCTCTAACCAGCATCCTGTGGGGCGCTCTGGGAAGTACCAGCCCCTCAG GGCTGTGTGGAGGAAGGTGAGGCTGGAACCGGGAAACTACGTGATCCTGGCCTCCACCTACAGGCCCAACCAGCCTGCGGAATTCTTCCTCCGCGTCTACTCCAAGACTGGCAACAATCTGGG GACCCAAGACTTCACCTGCTCCACTGGCTTCCTCATG GTAATGTCAATGCCACCAGTCTTGCCAGAGGATCGCAAGAGAGTACAGAAGACCTTTGATGAGGTGGCGGGGCCG GATGACAAGCTGAATGCTAAGGagttcatgaagctggttaactCAG ttctgGAGAAAGACTACCAGCTGCCACTGGAGACATGCAGACAGCTCATCTTTGGAGAGGAA ACTGGGGGGCGTAGCAGTCTGACCCGAGATCAGACAGAGCCTCTGCTGGCCTCTCTTCGCAGTCTGCAG tccatCTTCTTCAAGTTTGATCAGGACTCTTCAGGGACTATGAGCCCCTTTGAGCTTAGTCTGGCCCTCCAGGCTGCTG gtgtgcagtgtgatggccaGGTCATACAGCTGCTATGGGAGAGGTTTGGCTCAGGGGAGCTGCACCTGCCTTTCCATGGCTTTGTGGCATGTGTCACCAGGCTGCGCAAGCTATTCG CCTTGTTTAAATCAGAGAGCAACCCAGAGATCAAAGGCGTAGAAATCAATGCC TGGCTGCTCCGACTCCTGACCGTGTGA